The window TTCTAAAGAGATAGGAATCACTTTTCTTCTATAAACATGTATGGAAGAGGCAGTAGCCTGGTAGGCATTCAGTAGGATAGAGTGAAATGCTTTTGTCATCTCTGCAGTTATCTAGTAATATTATTAGGTTAACAGTCTATTTGGTAGTAAGCCTCACCAAACTGTTTGGTACTTTCCCATTATTTATGATGGGAAAATTAGGCTAAAAATGCAGATTATAATAGGGATTTCAAATCATCAGCCTTTAACATATATGAAAAGAATGGAATATATTACTGAATTTTACATCTTTTCAAGACTTAGAAGTTAAATttacaaagtttttatttctgaTATTACGTTAAGTGACTCTTCTGAAAGAGTAAGAATTTTTAGAGTGACCCAATTTCAGAAGAGTAATTTGTAGAGAAGCCCAGCCCATATGTAGAAAACAATAACTAGCACATTAAATTGCAAAAAGTTCCCTAGTAATAttcaattattaaatactttaaaattacaGAACTATGTTTTTTATTCAAACAAAACTGCCCCCTTATAAGGGTTattacaaagaaattttaaaagatacttcATCTTTTTCCCCCAGtgttccaattacttttttttttttttttttttttttttttgctaatggttaagtaacttgcccagggtcacacagctaggaagtattaaatgtctgagaccagatttgaactcagatcctcctgactttagggctggtgctctatccattgcaccactcagctgccccttacataacattttaaaaatctacttcacATAGACATAGGGGACTGGCATCAAGGTTTGTGGCTGCAAATTCTTGCAAATGACTTACCATTGGTCTAATAAATCTTTCATATTTTGGTGGTTTTCGAGTAAAGCCATCCCCAACAAAGCAGACTTTAGTAACCATTCTCTTCCAagccttcttctttctctttcctgtacGAATAACCTTTAATACTTCTGTTTCTCCCTGGGCCCGAACTTTTGGCAAAGGTACTTCCCATTTACCCTAAAAGCATATCCATACAAACTGTTAATAAATGGTGTTAGTTAataataatcaaaggatatgaacaattttcagatgaaaaaattaatgccatctataaaaaaatgctctaaatcactattgattagagaaatacaaattagaataattttgaggtaccactttacacctatcagattggctaagatgacaggaaaaggtaataataaatgttggaagggatgtgggaaaactgggacactaatgcattgttgttggagttgtgaacagatccagccattctagacaGAAATTTGGTACTacacccaaagggctattaaactttGGTTCAGAAGGGTCAATAtcgagtctgtatcccaaagagatcataaagagggACAAGGATGAACCATGTACAATGATGTTTGTAGCAActattttttgtggtggcaaggaattagaaattaagtagatgcccatcaaatgggaaatgactgaataagttatgctatatgaatgtaatgaaattctACTATTCTATATAAACTGATTCTGAGTAAAGtgacaagaacaagaagaatattgtacacagtaacaataagattaagtaataatcaactatgattaaGACTTAGCTCTTCCTaacaaaacaatgatccaagacaatttcaatagaactggggtgaaaaatgccatccacattcagaaagagaattatggagactgaatgtggatcaaagcatagttttttcaactttttgttgttgttgtttgcttttaatTTCTCGTGATtgttcccttttattctgattttgcacaacctgactaatatggaaatgttggAATATGGaaactatctctacatgtaattggaaaaaaatactatttggctaaaaaacaaaacaaaatatgatgtTGACAgcaaaatgtgaaaaattttgAGCCAAAGGCTAATAAATTaatacagacatacacacacaggatTTGAGGCAggtaatacatatattattatcactttacaaatgaggtgaacaatcacatggctagtaaatcaaaagaagcagaaagctCATTAGAAAGAGTTGCTTTTTCAAATCTTAGTTACTTAGGAAAAAACAGGGCATTGAATTCTTAATTAAAAGACTGATCTCTTTAAGACCCTTTTATTATTAGGGGTGATAGAAAACGGCAAACTAAATAGATAAGGCAAGGGCTTCCAATAATCCTTTAGTGGTTTCCTGTTCTCTACCAAATCAAGCCCAAAGTCATTGGCGTGGTTTTGAAGATTTTTTGCAACTTGGTAACACTTTAATCCTTCGCCATCTCTCACttcattctctatattttagacaATGTAAACTTACTGTTCCCCTCACATGTCCCATATCATCGTGCCTCTGATATTCCTAATGCCTTGAAATTCCTTCCTCTATCCATTTACCATTAAATATCTTTCCAAAGCAGAATATTACCTTGTCCATGATATTTCCCAGATCTGTTAGAAATGATCTTTCTTCTGTAAAATCTTCTGTAGCCTGTTATTTCTGCTTCTTATGTACtcactatattttattttcttagttttgtaTCTTCACCTCCTGCTcccacatttatttttgtttcttagcACCTGGGACAGAACTTGGCATATAGAAGGTTGGACTGTTTAGCATTATatgattttctaatattctaaagATGAGCCACCCCTTATAACATGCTATAACAGTCACTAATGGTTTACTGAATGATTTCACTGAAATGACAGAAGTTTTATCTGATGAATTTTTCTTCATGAAATTCTGTGAAAGAACAGTATCTACtgactttaaaaatatagttaatGTTATTAAAATGGATGGTGTAATATCAAAAATCTCTATAGCTAAtgcttttttcattgaaaattctGTATGTAGTgatacaaattatataaaaacataatttgatATATTCTAAACTCCTATCCCTATGTGTACCAATCAACAAAACCTATATTCTTACTAAAATCTAAGTGCCATGAAGACAAAGATCTTATTTAATACTTTTATGTTCTTAGTCTCTCTATTGccaatatataatttattcaaagGCTGTCAATTTGtattataatttaaatgattCCCAGTTTTGTCTTATGTCTAATAATATTGTAGCTACCCATGGACAAGGACTTTTTTGTGTACATTCATTTTATGTCATTGATTCACTGATTTTTTCTATCAATTTGCTCTTATCTTCCCCAAAGCACAtatttttactaaaataaaaaaggctATAATTGTAGTTCTAGAAATAGATTGTCATCTAATTTCTGTCATTTAAGGACTAGCCTATCAAAACCTGGACAATTTCATTACCAAGTTGACCATAAGTTGCTAAATCTTTCAATCAAACAAATTCTCAAAGACTGTTTATCTGCCTCAGTAGAGGAGTATTTACCAAAACCATGAACCTTTCAAGCAAGTATTGGATAATTCTAACTAATTCTAACCCTTTTGTTTCAAATCAATAGGAAAACCTAAAAAACATCCCTTACGAATTTTGATAAAAATCAGACATGAATATTTCTCATAAGCCATTTAAAcatagcaaaaaaggaaaaaaaaaaaaagaaaatcttaagaaATACCATCACTTACAGCTTTCTCTTTTCGTTTCTGTTTAATCATGTTGGAAAGGACTTTGGCTCGGGACTGTCCCTCTCTGTCTAGCAGATATGCAGGCACTGCTCCTTGGGGagttttttcatcattcttttgCTTGGTATTTCTCTTTTCATGCATCTTGATACTATGTAAAaagtccaagaaaaaaaattatcctataAAAAGTTAATTTGATACTTTGTAATTACAAATACAGCAAACAGAATATACTCACGTCTTTTTCATCTGAATCTTCTCAGCATGACGCTGTTTATGGTAGAGTTTGGCCTTTAGACCaatcattttctttgctttctttgacCGTTCATGAGCCTCTcggctttccttctttctctttttttcatggtAATCCAAGCGGTAGCCATACCGCTTTCGATGCAACTCTATGTATTCATTTTGTGGCTATTAAGACAAAGacacaaaatacttttaaaagcacCTACTGAAAGAAAAACTTCccaaataactttcttttataaGGACCATGAACTAAGAAAAGATCTACCTTAGTTTAAAGTGATTACCTGCAAGCAATCAGAGAATTAGCTACAAACAACTTCTCTCagacaaaatgaattattttttacataGGAGGATAGTGGCAGGGAATGCTTCTTAATCTGTTAGGACATTATTTATTCATCATACACAATTGGTAAATGCCACTGAttcagatgtcttttttttttttaatttaatagccttttatttacaggttatatgtatgggtaactttacagcattaacaattgccaaacctcttgttctaatttttcccctccttctcctcaccccctcccccagatggcaggatgaccagtagatgttaaatatattaaaatataaattagatacacaataagtatacatgaccaaaccattattttgctgtacaaaaagaatcagactctgaaatattgtacaattagcttgtgaaggaaatcaaaaatgcaggtgggcataaatatagggattgggagttcaatgtaatggtttttagtcatctcccagagttctttcactgggcttagctggttcagttcattactgctcccttggaaatgatttggttgatctcgttgctgaggatggccagggtcatcaagaattggtcatcatatagtattgttgttttagtatataatgatctcttggcccggCTTGTTTCACTGGGCgtcagttcgtgcaagtctctccaggctttgaTTCAGATGTCTTTTATGACAGTTTGAGCGAAATTTGCTCATTTTTATGGCCAGGAGAGATGTTCAACAGTTAAATTAATAAATTGCCACGATTCAAATGAGAAACTACAGCCAGAGAAATGCAATCCGATGCTACTTTATATATTctacttttaagaaaaatggaGCTAGAATCCTATTCCTGCATTTTGAGCTTCCAAGAATCATTCTGATGCAGTGACCAAATGCTTACCTCATGAGAAGCAAGGCAGGTCACTTGGAAGGGAATTACCCAGCCCACTGAACATGAATGGAGATTTTGCTCTGGAACCTCTC of the Sarcophilus harrisii chromosome 1, mSarHar1.11, whole genome shotgun sequence genome contains:
- the NSA2 gene encoding ribosome biogenesis protein NSA2 homolog, producing MPQNEYIELHRKRYGYRLDYHEKKRKKESREAHERSKKAKKMIGLKAKLYHKQRHAEKIQMKKTIKMHEKRNTKQKNDEKTPQGAVPAYLLDREGQSRAKVLSNMIKQKRKEKAGKWEVPLPKVRAQGETEVLKVIRTGKRKKKAWKRMVTKVCFVGDGFTRKPPKYERFIRPMGLRFKKAHVTHPELKATFCLPILGVKKNPSSPLYTTLGVITKGTVIEVNVSELGLVTQGGKVIWGKYAQVTNNPENDGCINAVLLV